Proteins found in one Subtercola endophyticus genomic segment:
- a CDS encoding hydroxymethylglutaryl-CoA lyase, whose product MTSRRPSSVLIREVGPRDGFQNEPEVIPTAEKIRLINALGRAGFSRIEVASFVRPDVIPQLSDGVAVLKGIDLPPEVSRMVLIPNSKGLDNALAVREYFDEASIFVSASETHNMKNINRTVEQTMADDTVMATRILDAGLKLDAVIATSFGCPYEGKVPLDRVLGLAERFAELGATEIGFGDTTGMANPAYVSDFFEAAFERLPGVELTAHFHNTRGQGLTNAYAALEVGCHSFESSFGELGGCPVPAGSTGNIATEDLVSMFEEMGVDTGLDLGLVIDAAREAQTCLGRKLTSHSILAGPVDWTGTLVSHGTPLEHL is encoded by the coding sequence ATGACGAGTCGCAGACCGAGCAGCGTGCTCATCAGAGAGGTCGGGCCTCGTGATGGGTTTCAGAACGAGCCCGAGGTCATTCCCACCGCAGAGAAGATCCGCCTCATCAATGCGCTGGGCCGAGCCGGCTTCAGCCGCATCGAGGTGGCGAGTTTCGTTCGCCCCGACGTCATCCCGCAGCTCTCCGACGGCGTCGCCGTATTAAAGGGAATCGACCTGCCCCCCGAGGTGTCGCGCATGGTGCTCATTCCGAACAGCAAAGGGCTCGATAACGCGCTCGCCGTGCGCGAGTATTTCGACGAGGCATCCATTTTCGTCAGTGCTTCAGAAACGCACAACATGAAGAACATCAATCGCACGGTCGAGCAGACCATGGCCGACGACACGGTGATGGCCACCCGCATTCTGGATGCCGGGCTGAAACTCGACGCCGTGATCGCCACCTCGTTCGGCTGCCCCTACGAAGGAAAGGTGCCGCTCGACCGGGTTCTCGGGCTCGCCGAGCGATTCGCCGAGCTGGGAGCAACCGAGATCGGCTTCGGCGACACCACCGGCATGGCCAACCCCGCCTACGTCTCCGACTTCTTCGAGGCAGCCTTCGAACGCCTTCCGGGCGTCGAACTGACCGCGCACTTTCACAACACGCGCGGCCAGGGCCTGACGAACGCCTATGCGGCCCTCGAGGTGGGCTGCCACAGCTTCGAGTCGAGCTTCGGTGAACTGGGTGGATGCCCGGTTCCGGCCGGCTCGACCGGAAACATCGCCACCGAAGACCTGGTCAGCATGTTCGAAGAGATGGGCGTCGATACCGGTCTTGACCTCGGTCTCGTCATCGACGCAGCCCGCGAGGCGCAGACCTGCCTCGGGCGAAAGCTCACCAGCCACTCGATTCTCGCCGGGCCCGTCGATTGGACGGGCACGCTCGTCAGTCACGGAACACCACTGGAACACCTCTGA
- a CDS encoding acetyl-CoA hydrolase/transferase family protein, with translation MIDLTGLIKAGDQVWWSQTSAEPTPLVHALLDQLHTIGPVTAFVGLTFDKRVTRTPPDELTVISYGALGDLRHLSKEGRLEVIPANYSALPELFATGELPCDVALVQVSPPDENGLCSLGVGVDYAADALRHTRVIIAEINERMPATVGSERIALSRFAATVRTDRPLLQAPLTSPTPVDTAIAAVIADLIEDGDTIQLGVGALPSAVLADLSEHRDLGVHSGLITDGVADLVDLGVITGARKEIDTGLIVTGAALGSTAFYDRLATLPVEFRPASYTHDPGTLSLLRSLVSINSAIEVDLSGQVNAEMRGGTYIGAVGGQSDFSRAASLSGARSIIAVRSRGGSHSTIVPIVSTVTTSRTDVDVVVTEYGAAHLRGCGFAERTRRLIDIAAPEHREALERAAGSLAELTA, from the coding sequence ATGATAGATCTCACAGGCCTGATCAAGGCGGGCGATCAGGTCTGGTGGAGCCAGACCAGCGCAGAGCCGACCCCGCTCGTGCATGCCCTGCTCGACCAGCTGCACACCATCGGGCCGGTGACCGCGTTCGTGGGCCTGACCTTCGACAAGCGCGTCACTCGAACCCCGCCCGACGAACTGACCGTCATCTCGTATGGCGCCCTGGGCGACCTGCGGCACCTCAGCAAAGAGGGCCGGCTCGAGGTGATTCCCGCGAACTACTCGGCGTTGCCCGAACTGTTCGCCACCGGGGAACTGCCGTGCGACGTTGCGCTCGTGCAAGTCTCACCGCCCGACGAGAACGGGCTCTGCTCGCTCGGCGTCGGCGTCGACTACGCGGCAGACGCGCTGCGGCACACCCGCGTGATCATCGCCGAGATCAACGAACGGATGCCCGCCACCGTCGGCAGCGAACGCATCGCCCTCTCGCGGTTCGCCGCAACGGTGCGAACCGATAGGCCGTTGCTGCAAGCCCCGCTCACCTCACCGACGCCCGTCGACACGGCCATCGCGGCCGTCATCGCCGACCTGATCGAAGACGGCGACACCATTCAGCTCGGCGTCGGAGCCCTGCCCAGTGCCGTACTGGCCGATCTCAGCGAACACCGCGACCTCGGCGTGCACTCGGGCCTGATCACCGACGGCGTTGCCGACCTCGTCGACCTCGGGGTGATCACCGGCGCCCGCAAAGAGATCGACACGGGCCTCATCGTGACGGGCGCCGCCCTCGGCAGCACCGCCTTCTACGACCGGCTCGCTACGCTCCCGGTCGAATTCCGACCGGCCAGCTACACCCACGATCCAGGTACGTTGTCACTGCTGCGATCGCTCGTCTCGATCAACTCGGCCATCGAGGTCGACCTCAGTGGCCAGGTGAACGCCGAGATGCGGGGCGGCACCTATATCGGAGCCGTCGGCGGGCAGTCCGACTTCTCGAGGGCGGCGAGCCTGTCGGGTGCACGCTCGATCATCGCCGTGCGCTCTCGTGGCGGTTCGCACTCCACCATCGTTCCGATCGTCTCGACGGTCACCACTTCGCGCACCGACGTCGATGTCGTCGTCACCGAATACGGGGCGGCTCACCTCCGTGGCTGCGGATTCGCCGAACGCACTCGGCGCTTGATCGACATCGCTGCGCCCGAACACCGCGAGGCGCTCGAGCGCGCCGCCGGCAGCCTTGCGGAGCTGACGGCATGA
- a CDS encoding SDR family NAD(P)-dependent oxidoreductase — MSNRVAFVTGGASGIGKGIALALGAAGYRVAVADLNAEAASGVADEISAAGGEALPVTINVTDSASVGAAVQTVGTEFGPIEIVVNCAGWDDFMNFVDTTEDFWDKIIDLNFKGQLRVTHAVVPGMIERGWGRVINIGSDAGRVGSSLEAVYSGAKGGTIAFTKTLAREVATSGVTANTVCPGPTDTPALRKFADQSGADAEKVISGMTRAVPMRRLGKPSDIAAAVVFFASEETSYITGQTLSVSGGLTMA, encoded by the coding sequence ATGAGTAACAGAGTCGCGTTCGTCACGGGCGGAGCCTCGGGCATCGGCAAGGGAATCGCCCTCGCCCTCGGCGCAGCCGGCTACCGGGTCGCCGTCGCCGACCTGAACGCCGAGGCAGCGAGCGGCGTGGCCGACGAGATCTCTGCGGCGGGCGGCGAGGCGCTGCCGGTCACTATCAACGTGACAGACAGCGCGTCGGTCGGTGCGGCGGTTCAGACCGTCGGCACCGAGTTCGGCCCCATCGAGATCGTGGTCAACTGCGCCGGCTGGGACGACTTCATGAACTTCGTCGATACCACCGAAGACTTCTGGGACAAGATCATCGACCTCAACTTCAAGGGCCAGCTGCGCGTGACCCACGCCGTCGTGCCGGGCATGATCGAGCGGGGCTGGGGGCGCGTCATCAATATCGGTTCCGACGCCGGGCGTGTGGGGTCGTCTCTCGAAGCGGTGTATTCCGGCGCGAAGGGCGGCACCATCGCCTTCACGAAGACACTGGCCCGCGAGGTCGCGACGAGCGGTGTCACCGCGAACACTGTCTGCCCCGGGCCCACCGACACCCCCGCACTGCGCAAGTTCGCCGACCAGTCCGGCGCCGACGCCGAGAAGGTCATCTCGGGCATGACGCGGGCCGTTCCGATGCGCCGCCTGGGAAAGCCGAGCGACATTGCGGCTGCCGTCGTCTTCTTCGCCTCCGAAGAGACGAGCTACATCACCGGTCAGACGCTGTCGGTCAGCGGCGGCCTCACGATGGCGTAG
- a CDS encoding enoyl-CoA hydratase-related protein, producing MEFTDITYEVENGLAWITINRPERYNSFRARTVDELIHAFKLAWSSDEVGAITLTGAGEKAFCTGGDQKQRAETGDYGPSESGLFEVESLHRVIRDVPKPVIAAVNGFAIGGGHVLHMLCDLTIASDNAIFGQNGPRVGSFDAGFGTGYMARIIGEKRAREIWFLCRKYSAEQAEAWGLINKVVAPDQLKAEVRQWADEILNLSPTSLKVLKQSFNTDTEHFAGIGQMAYSSLRLFGESPEALEGITAFNEKRAPNFAPYRGN from the coding sequence ATGGAATTCACCGATATCACGTACGAGGTCGAGAACGGCCTCGCCTGGATCACCATCAACCGCCCGGAACGCTACAACTCGTTTCGCGCACGAACGGTCGACGAGCTCATCCACGCCTTCAAACTCGCGTGGAGCAGTGACGAAGTCGGAGCGATTACGCTCACCGGGGCGGGCGAAAAGGCGTTCTGCACCGGCGGCGATCAGAAGCAGCGAGCCGAGACGGGCGACTACGGCCCGTCAGAATCCGGACTGTTCGAGGTGGAGTCGTTGCACCGCGTCATTCGTGACGTGCCGAAGCCGGTCATCGCGGCGGTGAACGGCTTCGCCATCGGCGGCGGCCACGTTCTGCACATGCTCTGCGACCTGACGATCGCGTCTGACAACGCCATCTTCGGCCAGAACGGCCCGCGCGTCGGCTCGTTCGACGCAGGGTTCGGCACCGGGTACATGGCCCGCATCATCGGCGAGAAGCGCGCCCGCGAGATCTGGTTTCTCTGCCGCAAGTATTCGGCAGAGCAGGCCGAGGCCTGGGGCCTCATCAACAAGGTCGTCGCGCCCGATCAGCTGAAGGCCGAAGTGCGGCAGTGGGCCGATGAGATCTTGAACCTGTCGCCGACGTCTCTGAAGGTGCTCAAGCAGTCTTTCAACACCGACACCGAACACTTCGCGGGTATCGGGCAGATGGCGTATTCGAGTCTTCGCCTGTTCGGAGAATCGCCCGAGGCCCTGGAAGGCATCACCGCTTTCAACGAAAAGCGCGCCCCGAACTTCGCGCCCTACCGCGGAAATTGA
- a CDS encoding AMP-binding protein has translation MNALNAPLTVSSWPAEASKGVREIALPGLLREAAADVPDRLALVDGVAEPSARRHWSYAEFLADTEKVARGLLRSFEPGDRIAIWAPNAAEWVILQQAIAMAGMLVVAINPAYREHELEYVLSQSGAVGIFFVDEYRGCNLREMILSVSPHTPALRELISFTEWNDFRESGDPAQELPAVKPLDPVQIQYTSGTTGFPKGALLHHKGIVNEAAFVGQRAGMTDGAVCINGMPMYHIGGGAVTELATIAAHGTYVVMPAFDAALTLELFETYRGTHSLMVPTMLLAVLEHPDSQTRDLSSIQTILSGAATVAEALVLRVNEQLGCDFSILFGQTEMHGVISQTRISDSPADQATTVGQPLPELEVKIVDLETGDVMPLGEQGEILCRGYQNMLGYYNMPDETAATIEADGWLHMGDLGTMDERGFIKITGRVKDMIIRGGMNLYPREIEELLFSHPDIAEVVVVGIPDEKWGEQAGAIIRLKAGATPPSPAELKSWCRERISAHKTPAHWFFTEAYPMTPSGKVQKFVLLERITAGELVAVEVPLAVAQH, from the coding sequence ATGAATGCTCTGAACGCACCACTCACGGTGTCGAGTTGGCCCGCCGAGGCGAGCAAGGGCGTGCGTGAGATAGCACTGCCCGGGTTGTTACGTGAAGCGGCGGCCGACGTGCCAGATCGTCTTGCCCTCGTCGACGGTGTCGCCGAGCCCTCCGCCCGCCGCCATTGGAGTTACGCGGAATTTCTCGCCGACACCGAAAAGGTCGCCCGCGGGCTCTTGCGTTCGTTCGAGCCCGGAGACCGCATAGCGATTTGGGCGCCGAACGCTGCGGAGTGGGTCATTCTGCAGCAGGCCATCGCGATGGCCGGCATGCTCGTCGTGGCGATCAACCCCGCCTACCGAGAGCACGAACTCGAGTACGTGCTCTCGCAGTCGGGCGCGGTGGGCATCTTCTTCGTCGACGAGTACCGCGGGTGCAATCTGCGCGAGATGATTCTCTCGGTCTCGCCGCACACCCCGGCTCTGCGCGAATTGATCAGCTTCACCGAGTGGAACGACTTTCGAGAGTCCGGCGACCCGGCGCAGGAGCTTCCGGCGGTGAAGCCCCTCGACCCCGTGCAGATTCAGTACACCTCGGGCACGACCGGCTTTCCGAAGGGCGCGCTGCTGCACCACAAGGGCATCGTCAACGAGGCGGCCTTCGTCGGCCAGCGGGCCGGAATGACCGATGGAGCGGTGTGCATCAATGGGATGCCGATGTACCACATCGGCGGCGGCGCGGTCACAGAGCTGGCGACCATCGCGGCTCATGGCACCTACGTCGTGATGCCTGCCTTCGATGCCGCGCTGACGCTCGAGCTCTTCGAGACCTATCGGGGCACCCATTCCCTCATGGTGCCGACGATGCTTCTGGCCGTTCTCGAGCATCCCGACAGCCAGACTCGAGATCTGTCGAGCATCCAGACCATCTTGTCGGGAGCGGCGACCGTTGCAGAGGCTCTGGTCTTGCGAGTGAATGAGCAACTCGGCTGTGACTTCAGCATTCTCTTCGGTCAGACCGAGATGCACGGCGTCATCAGTCAGACCAGAATCAGCGACTCGCCGGCCGACCAGGCGACCACGGTCGGGCAGCCGCTGCCCGAGCTCGAGGTGAAGATCGTCGACCTCGAGACCGGCGACGTGATGCCGCTCGGTGAGCAAGGCGAGATTCTCTGTCGGGGCTACCAGAACATGCTCGGGTACTACAACATGCCCGACGAAACCGCGGCGACCATCGAAGCAGATGGGTGGCTGCACATGGGCGACCTCGGCACCATGGACGAGCGGGGATTCATCAAGATCACGGGGCGCGTGAAAGACATGATCATCCGTGGCGGCATGAACCTCTACCCGCGCGAAATCGAAGAACTGCTGTTCTCGCACCCCGACATCGCCGAGGTTGTGGTGGTGGGTATACCCGACGAGAAGTGGGGCGAACAGGCCGGTGCGATCATCCGGCTGAAGGCGGGCGCAACGCCGCCGTCGCCCGCCGAGCTCAAGTCGTGGTGCCGCGAGCGCATCTCTGCGCACAAGACGCCCGCACACTGGTTCTTCACGGAGGCCTACCCGATGACACCGTCGGGCAAGGTTCAGAAGTTCGTACTGCTCGAGCGCATCACGGCGGGCGAGCTGGTTGCTGTCGAGGTGCCGCTGGCGGTCGCGCAGCACTGA
- a CDS encoding 2-hydroxyacyl-CoA dehydratase subunit D, translated as MHELESVAFSVLETVAADPVGYAVEWKRRTGRPVVGSFPMNFPSEIVHATGALPVIVQESRTPITEGRSLLPEFYCSYTRSVADQAAVGELDVFDAFVLADHCVQLLGAADVIRWAKPEKPMHFAQFISSMDDPWSGAQVRDKVASLRVEVEEIVGVTVTPEALRASIRAFNVNRHLLRRFYELRKTGRLRVSARQLQVLVKSSMVMEITEHTELLESILSGLELPSEPPDSLVRLHLSGHFCAPPRPELLDLIEECGVLVVNDDLYHGTRYISTDVPEDGDPFDALATWYLDRNVSAPCGTRVQRNVDWDSYLVDSLDDSGADGVITLMAKFCEPLMLYYPELRKVLDARDIPVLLIETEHEGLAAESIRTRVETFVERIRRQKLKVPTLA; from the coding sequence ATGCACGAACTTGAGTCGGTCGCCTTCTCGGTGCTCGAGACGGTCGCCGCCGATCCCGTGGGCTACGCGGTCGAGTGGAAGCGCCGCACCGGCCGCCCGGTCGTCGGGTCGTTTCCGATGAACTTTCCCTCGGAGATCGTGCACGCCACGGGCGCACTGCCCGTCATCGTGCAAGAGAGCCGCACCCCGATCACCGAAGGTCGCAGCCTGCTGCCCGAGTTCTACTGCAGCTATACCCGCAGTGTCGCCGATCAGGCGGCGGTCGGTGAACTCGACGTGTTCGACGCCTTCGTTCTCGCCGACCACTGCGTTCAGCTGCTCGGTGCCGCCGACGTGATCCGGTGGGCGAAGCCCGAGAAGCCGATGCACTTCGCTCAGTTCATCAGTTCGATGGACGACCCGTGGAGCGGCGCCCAGGTCAGAGACAAGGTCGCCTCGCTGCGAGTCGAGGTCGAAGAGATCGTCGGAGTGACGGTGACTCCCGAAGCGCTGCGGGCGAGCATCCGCGCATTCAACGTGAACCGGCACCTGCTCAGGCGCTTCTACGAGCTTCGCAAGACCGGGCGGCTGCGAGTCTCTGCTCGCCAGCTGCAGGTGCTCGTGAAGTCGAGCATGGTGATGGAGATCACCGAACACACGGAGCTGCTCGAGAGCATTCTCAGTGGACTCGAGCTGCCGAGCGAGCCGCCGGACTCGCTGGTGCGCCTGCACCTCTCGGGGCACTTCTGCGCGCCGCCCCGGCCCGAACTTCTCGACCTCATCGAAGAGTGCGGCGTGCTCGTCGTCAACGACGATCTCTATCACGGCACGCGGTACATCTCGACCGACGTTCCCGAAGACGGCGATCCGTTCGATGCTCTCGCCACCTGGTATCTAGACCGCAACGTCTCCGCCCCGTGCGGAACCCGGGTTCAGCGCAACGTCGACTGGGACAGCTATCTCGTCGACAGTCTCGACGACAGCGGTGCAGACGGGGTCATCACGCTGATGGCCAAGTTCTGCGAGCCGCTGATGCTCTACTACCCCGAGCTGCGCAAGGTTCTGGATGCCCGTGACATTCCTGTTCTGCTGATTGAGACAGAGCACGAGGGGTTGGCTGCGGAATCGATCAGAACCCGGGTCGAGACGTTCGTAGAACGGATTCGGCGCCAGAAGCTCAAGGTTCCGACCCTCGCCTGA
- a CDS encoding PaaX family transcriptional regulator — translation MTAAAATSAAATPDAATPDAATSAETPATATAPRERKGGHADLTRGSARSLLLTILGELVWHSGEPARTSALLYAMNGVGIEERTARQAIVRGSDSGWIQAHRHGREVSWTLSPSLVQTFAEGSRRVASLSDPFDSWDGRWLVLLVTVPQALRANRKRLYSDLEWAGFGNPSAGVWLSPHTERRDQVAAVIDRLGLTEETMSFLGTADSVGLTEPDIVRRGWDLDAVAEDYEAVLEEFRDPNPQPGDDQLFTHIRILSELQRFPFSDPQLPEALLPDWVGRRTARHLQALRASWAADVAEQWQRINSPNR, via the coding sequence ATGACGGCGGCAGCAGCGACATCGGCGGCGGCGACACCAGACGCGGCGACACCAGACGCGGCGACATCAGCGGAGACGCCGGCGACGGCGACCGCACCGCGTGAGCGCAAGGGCGGCCACGCCGATCTGACCCGCGGTAGTGCACGGTCTCTGTTGTTGACCATTCTCGGCGAACTCGTCTGGCACAGCGGCGAGCCCGCCCGCACGTCGGCCTTGCTCTATGCCATGAACGGTGTCGGAATCGAGGAGCGCACGGCGCGGCAGGCCATCGTGCGCGGCTCGGATTCGGGCTGGATCCAGGCGCACCGGCACGGCCGTGAAGTGAGCTGGACCCTCAGTCCCTCGCTGGTGCAGACCTTCGCCGAGGGCTCGCGCCGCGTCGCGTCGTTGAGCGACCCGTTCGACTCGTGGGACGGCCGCTGGCTCGTTCTGCTGGTGACCGTGCCTCAGGCTCTGCGCGCCAACCGGAAGCGCCTGTACAGCGATCTGGAGTGGGCCGGCTTCGGCAATCCCTCTGCCGGAGTCTGGCTCAGCCCGCACACCGAGCGCCGCGATCAGGTGGCCGCCGTGATCGACCGGCTCGGCCTGACAGAAGAGACGATGTCGTTTCTCGGTACGGCCGATTCTGTGGGCCTCACCGAGCCCGACATTGTGCGGCGCGGCTGGGATCTCGACGCGGTAGCCGAAGACTACGAGGCCGTGCTCGAAGAGTTTCGCGACCCGAATCCGCAGCCGGGAGACGATCAGCTCTTCACGCACATTCGTATACTGAGCGAGCTGCAGCGCTTTCCCTTCTCCGACCCGCAACTCCCCGAGGCCCTGCTGCCCGACTGGGTCGGCCGACGCACTGCGCGTCACCTTCAGGCGCTGCGCGCGAGCTGGGCGGCAGACGTCGCCGAGCAGTGGCAGAGAATCAATTCGCCGAACCGCTGA
- a CDS encoding acyl-CoA dehydratase activase, whose translation MAESNAAEWFVMGVDLGSTTAKAVIVNSAGDMVSSRVVQMGAVSREGVRVAMEAVLAEAQLRPEDIVRTISTGYGRRLVPGADKMFTEITCHARGAAALSPGVRLVIDIGGQDSKAIAVDDEGLVDRFALNDRCASGTGRFFDVLSRALEVDLPEVAQLALDGSTDLEVSSMCATFAETEVISLLAQGADKADISASVHRAVAGRTLGLIAQVGKASPVVMTGGVAKNPALIKFLSEALRQPIEVLDDPQIAGALGAALIARDEHLGTLSKAIADVDTERQLVAAQSAGAPHCADCDGHLDTHEHRPVSVILQLNHLVGAGLRPEGQ comes from the coding sequence ATGGCGGAGAGCAATGCGGCTGAATGGTTCGTGATGGGAGTCGATCTCGGGTCGACGACAGCCAAGGCTGTCATCGTGAACAGCGCCGGCGACATGGTGTCGTCGCGCGTCGTGCAGATGGGTGCCGTGAGCCGTGAGGGCGTGCGCGTCGCGATGGAGGCGGTGCTCGCTGAAGCGCAGCTTCGGCCCGAAGACATCGTTCGAACGATCAGCACCGGTTACGGCCGCCGCTTGGTGCCGGGCGCCGACAAGATGTTCACCGAGATCACCTGTCACGCTCGGGGCGCTGCGGCATTGTCGCCCGGGGTACGCCTCGTCATCGACATCGGCGGCCAAGACAGCAAAGCCATCGCGGTCGACGACGAAGGCCTGGTCGACCGATTTGCGCTGAACGACCGGTGCGCGAGCGGCACGGGGCGGTTCTTCGATGTGCTCAGCCGTGCGCTCGAGGTCGACCTGCCCGAGGTGGCGCAACTCGCGCTCGACGGCAGCACAGACCTCGAGGTGAGCAGCATGTGCGCGACGTTCGCCGAGACGGAAGTCATCTCGTTGCTCGCTCAGGGGGCCGATAAGGCCGACATCTCGGCCTCCGTGCATCGAGCGGTGGCCGGGCGCACGCTCGGTCTGATCGCCCAGGTGGGTAAGGCGAGTCCGGTCGTGATGACCGGCGGAGTGGCGAAGAATCCCGCGCTCATCAAGTTTCTCTCAGAGGCGCTTCGGCAGCCGATCGAAGTGCTCGACGATCCGCAGATCGCCGGCGCCCTGGGTGCGGCGCTGATCGCGCGCGACGAGCATCTGGGCACTCTGTCGAAAGCCATCGCCGACGTCGACACGGAGCGGCAGCTCGTCGCGGCGCAATCTGCCGGCGCACCGCACTGCGCGGACTGTGACGGCCACCTCGACACGCACGAGCATCGACCTGTCTCGGTCATCTTGCAGTTGAACCACCTCGTCGGGGCGGGTCTGCGACCGGAGGGCCAGTAG
- a CDS encoding enoyl-CoA hydratase/isomerase family protein: MPESTSEAVSWQWASPGVLLVDLHSAPANALGTAIITGLDAALDAALAPEAGTKVIVISSSIAGFFAAGADIKLMASIDFAGFESYGDQLRAVVDRLANAPVLAIAAVEGLALGGGLEVTLACTLRVAGGDAQFGLPEVKLGLIPGAGGTQRLPRLVGRGRALDIMLTGRQVSAADAHSIGLVDRLALPGEALTEALALAKTLTRASAPAQAAVVRTVDAAFDLPLAEGNAFERAQIADLFQHGEGQEGIAAFVEKRRPDFS, translated from the coding sequence ATGCCCGAAAGCACGTCAGAGGCAGTGAGCTGGCAGTGGGCCTCGCCCGGCGTACTGCTCGTCGACCTGCACAGCGCGCCCGCAAATGCGCTCGGCACCGCCATCATCACGGGACTGGATGCCGCGCTCGACGCAGCGCTCGCACCTGAGGCCGGCACGAAGGTCATCGTCATCTCGTCGTCGATCGCGGGCTTTTTCGCCGCCGGCGCCGACATCAAACTCATGGCCTCGATCGATTTCGCGGGCTTCGAGAGTTACGGCGATCAACTCCGCGCCGTCGTCGACCGTCTCGCGAATGCACCGGTGCTGGCCATCGCCGCTGTTGAGGGGCTGGCCCTCGGCGGCGGACTCGAAGTGACGCTCGCCTGCACCCTTCGTGTAGCCGGCGGCGACGCCCAGTTCGGGCTGCCCGAGGTGAAACTCGGGCTCATTCCTGGCGCCGGCGGAACCCAGCGACTACCGAGGCTGGTCGGCCGCGGCCGAGCGCTCGACATCATGCTCACCGGTCGCCAGGTCAGCGCCGCGGATGCCCATTCCATCGGCCTGGTCGACCGCCTGGCTCTGCCCGGCGAAGCTCTCACCGAAGCGCTCGCGCTTGCGAAGACGTTGACCCGGGCATCCGCACCCGCCCAGGCGGCCGTCGTGCGCACTGTCGACGCTGCCTTCGACCTGCCGTTGGCCGAGGGAAACGCCTTCGAGCGGGCGCAGATCGCCGACCTCTTTCAGCACGGCGAAGGCCAGGAGGGCATCGCCGCCTTCGTCGAAAAGCGCCGACCCGATTTCTCCTGA
- a CDS encoding 2-hydroxyacyl-CoA dehydratase subunit D gives MTLDLSLSTKQSLDLSPTRTRTLEVVDKSNRLKSTSLGGKMVAEYWDNIFTAKERGKHVVWYNGTALNPIFQAAGLEWCHGEAFSARLAAMHLEGPAQQAGEEYGYIAELCSYARTHLGCAVMTQKGITEKQSGIVGMVDQDQLASKLPSPDFFVNAYAGCSTGQQWDAMTYRVFGKDFPIFNVSLPMIWGNKKDSGYLRGTEWEKTPLYVEEQLKKLIEFIEYQTKKPFDWDALSENMSYIKRASELRLEAMALCAAAPTPATYWDWVASIAPINFLPANQLLVDYFQAVKDEIQQRIVNNISAVQNERYRVYFDGIMNWNKLGFLTRKFAEFDVAVVAGRYTHDSFWQEPQLIDLDRPLLGMAQHYLICPINHGLKIMEELLLKRCDEYAIDGIAFHSTRTCRAMTNPQHILARTAERDRGIKSFSFEGDVADAAFYKDESLESGLVAMLESIDQQRAKV, from the coding sequence ATGACACTCGATCTCTCGCTTTCGACGAAGCAGTCGCTCGACCTCTCGCCCACCCGAACACGCACGCTCGAGGTGGTCGACAAATCGAACCGGCTGAAGAGCACAAGCCTCGGCGGCAAGATGGTGGCCGAGTACTGGGACAACATCTTCACCGCCAAAGAGCGCGGCAAGCACGTGGTCTGGTACAACGGCACCGCGCTCAACCCGATCTTCCAGGCCGCCGGCCTGGAGTGGTGCCACGGCGAAGCGTTTTCCGCTCGCCTCGCGGCCATGCACTTGGAGGGCCCTGCGCAGCAGGCCGGCGAGGAGTACGGCTACATCGCCGAGCTGTGTTCCTACGCCCGTACCCACCTGGGCTGCGCCGTGATGACGCAGAAGGGCATCACCGAGAAGCAGTCCGGAATCGTGGGCATGGTCGATCAGGACCAACTCGCCTCGAAGCTCCCGTCTCCCGACTTCTTCGTGAACGCCTACGCCGGTTGCAGCACCGGTCAGCAGTGGGACGCGATGACGTACCGCGTGTTCGGCAAAGACTTTCCGATCTTCAACGTGTCGCTTCCCATGATCTGGGGCAACAAGAAAGATTCCGGATACCTGCGCGGTACCGAGTGGGAGAAGACGCCGCTCTACGTCGAAGAGCAGCTCAAGAAGCTGATCGAGTTCATCGAGTACCAGACCAAGAAGCCGTTCGACTGGGACGCGCTGAGCGAAAACATGTCGTACATCAAGCGGGCCTCCGAACTGCGGCTGGAGGCGATGGCGCTGTGCGCCGCGGCGCCGACCCCCGCCACGTACTGGGACTGGGTGGCGAGCATCGCGCCCATCAACTTCTTGCCGGCGAACCAGCTGCTCGTGGACTACTTTCAGGCGGTGAAAGACGAGATTCAGCAGCGCATCGTCAACAACATCTCTGCGGTGCAGAACGAGCGCTATCGGGTCTACTTCGACGGCATCATGAACTGGAACAAGCTCGGCTTTCTCACCCGCAAGTTCGCCGAGTTCGACGTCGCCGTGGTGGCGGGCCGGTACACCCACGACTCGTTCTGGCAAGAGCCCCAGCTGATCGACCTCGACCGGCCGCTGCTCGGCATGGCTCAGCACTACCTCATCTGCCCCATCAACCACGGGCTGAAGATCATGGAGGAGCTCCTGCTGAAGCGGTGCGATGAATACGCCATCGACGGCATCGCGTTCCACTCCACCCGTACGTGCCGCGCCATGACGAATCCGCAGCACATTCTCGCCAGAACGGCCGAGCGCGACCGCGGTATCAAGTCGTTCTCGTTCGAGGGCGACGTCGCCGACGCCGCGTTCTACAAAGACGAGTCGCTGGAGAGCGGCCTGGTCGCCATGCTCGAGTCGATCGACCAGCAGCGGGCGAAGGTCTAG